A portion of the Leptospira noumeaensis genome contains these proteins:
- a CDS encoding formylglycine-generating enzyme family protein yields the protein MKNLLLILFVLGFAMAPLVSQEETSEESPFASTKKKVQLWKGEVVGVYKNRLWIKVRIYRNQRISKLSLNEIKSLFVETKEFPVYQKLTDLKQGVLVVRDIVWEEKHINKKNQFIEVVLVGDYKPDLSSKMKEITTDAYISSYIEEDFFTEPDAFFKGRFTPPRKTVFHPKDRKEMVLVTRGLFLYGQGTDPSSDSFNPYFLEPKPSNLKEIPSFYIDKYEVTNAEYAYFLKQTNTQSPPHWIGGKYPEGEGDFPVVHLTYREVEKYASWVGKRIPTEWEWEKAARGPGVIEFTNRDETLGYQIIATKYPFGDEYDSLYCNTRESKIGKAQSVLELSTEGASPYGAIGMCGNAAEWTSSDYQLYPGHHIKNFSFGKIYKVIRGGSYSDSAKNATASARSYGGIPNLSEDRRAGFRLVMDYRD from the coding sequence ATGAAAAATTTACTATTGATTCTATTCGTTTTGGGTTTTGCTATGGCACCCCTTGTTTCGCAAGAGGAAACTTCGGAAGAATCACCCTTTGCATCGACTAAAAAGAAAGTCCAACTCTGGAAAGGGGAAGTTGTCGGTGTTTATAAAAATAGACTTTGGATCAAAGTTCGAATTTATCGCAACCAACGAATTTCTAAACTTTCTTTGAATGAAATTAAGTCCCTATTTGTGGAAACAAAAGAATTTCCAGTGTATCAAAAACTCACAGATCTCAAACAGGGGGTTCTTGTCGTTCGAGATATCGTTTGGGAAGAAAAACATATCAATAAAAAAAACCAATTCATTGAAGTCGTGTTAGTAGGCGATTACAAACCAGACCTAAGTTCCAAAATGAAAGAGATCACAACAGATGCTTATATTTCCAGTTATATCGAAGAAGATTTTTTTACAGAGCCTGATGCCTTTTTTAAAGGAAGGTTTACCCCTCCGAGAAAAACGGTCTTTCATCCCAAAGATAGAAAGGAAATGGTTCTAGTTACTAGAGGTCTTTTTTTATACGGCCAAGGCACCGATCCTTCTTCTGACAGTTTTAATCCCTATTTTTTGGAACCAAAACCTTCCAACCTAAAAGAGATCCCATCCTTTTATATCGATAAGTACGAAGTCACCAATGCAGAATATGCTTATTTTCTAAAACAAACAAATACCCAAAGCCCTCCTCATTGGATCGGGGGAAAGTATCCAGAAGGAGAAGGGGACTTTCCTGTTGTCCATCTCACTTACAGGGAAGTAGAAAAGTATGCGAGTTGGGTGGGGAAACGAATTCCTACCGAATGGGAATGGGAAAAAGCAGCCCGCGGCCCTGGTGTCATCGAATTTACCAACAGGGATGAAACTTTGGGTTACCAAATCATCGCCACCAAATATCCTTTTGGAGATGAATACGATTCTTTGTATTGTAATACAAGGGAATCAAAAATCGGCAAAGCACAATCGGTATTAGAATTATCTACCGAAGGGGCAAGTCCCTATGGGGCGATTGGTATGTGTGGGAATGCGGCGGAATGGACTTCCAGCGATTACCAGTTGTATCCCGGTCATCATATTAAAAACTTTTCTTTTGGGAAAATTTACAAAGTGATTCGTGGAGGATCGTATTCGGACTCTGCAAAAAATGCAACGGCTAGTGCTAGATCTTACGGGGGGATACCAAACCTATCCGAAGATAGGCGAGCAGGATTTCGATTGGTGATGGACTACCGAGATTAA
- a CDS encoding MarR family winged helix-turn-helix transcriptional regulator, translating into MGTKFKGSKKEVQALDAFIKLKRAAESLSSRLISEFTKWSISESQFGVLETLYHLGPLCQKDLGDKILKSTGNITLVIDNLEKRSLVERVRGVEDRRFISVHLTTEGKKLIEQIFPDHVKRITSEFAVLSPEEQEVLGKICKKLGKKTDALCK; encoded by the coding sequence ATGGGAACAAAATTCAAAGGATCCAAAAAAGAAGTACAGGCGCTGGATGCATTCATTAAGTTGAAACGCGCGGCCGAGTCTCTGTCTTCCCGATTGATTTCTGAGTTCACGAAGTGGAGCATCTCAGAAAGCCAATTCGGGGTACTCGAGACTTTGTACCATTTGGGCCCTCTTTGCCAAAAAGATCTAGGGGATAAAATCCTTAAAAGTACGGGAAACATCACCCTCGTCATCGACAACCTAGAAAAACGAAGTCTTGTAGAACGTGTTCGCGGTGTGGAAGACAGACGATTTATCTCTGTCCACCTAACGACTGAAGGAAAAAAACTCATTGAACAAATTTTCCCTGACCATGTAAAACGAATCACTTCTGAATTTGCAGTATTGTCACCTGAAGAACAAGAAGTCTTAGGTAAGATTTGTAAAAAACTCGGTAAAAAAACAGACGCTCTCTGTAAGTAA
- a CDS encoding phytoene desaturase family protein — MENKYDVIIIGSGIGGLTAASVLSQVAKKKVLVLERHFKLGGFTHTFKRLGKFEWDVGIHYIGDLAEGSMLRTLFDSITKKGVKWNKMEEPFEVFDYPEFSFPVYGEKEKFVSDLKLKFPLESEAIDRYFRDVEIFTQWFGRHFTLKALPAVFEKAAKFLNLNHISTPYITTKEYMETHIQDENLRALLCSQWGDYGLPPATSSFAIHSMIVTHYFNGGYFPIGGSSKIVDSIEPIVEENGGSLKILHTVKEILLEGDKAVGVKVEVQKGKTFSEEKFYADVIVSDAGAYTTYNKLLPKEHSSAFQKPLESLSTQGTTSITLYIGFKESPTKLGFHGENHWIFPDINHDASYAKRNDLAEGKPPMMYLSFPSLKNPEAEDHTAEAISFADYSLFAKWKDEPWKKRGEDYTKLKETITEGMLEFLEKRFPGFRDLIEFTELSTPITTEFFTGHKEGSIYGLSCTPERFQQEWLGVRTTIKNLYLTGADACSPGVAGALMGGIAASSVVLGFTGTLRLMKELFQKSQETG, encoded by the coding sequence ATGGAAAACAAATATGACGTAATCATTATCGGATCTGGAATTGGTGGCCTCACGGCCGCCTCTGTCCTTTCTCAAGTAGCCAAAAAGAAAGTTCTGGTTTTGGAGCGTCATTTTAAGTTAGGCGGATTTACTCATACTTTCAAACGATTAGGAAAATTTGAATGGGATGTGGGAATCCATTATATCGGGGACTTAGCCGAAGGTTCGATGTTACGAACTCTTTTTGATTCCATTACCAAAAAAGGTGTGAAGTGGAACAAAATGGAAGAACCTTTTGAAGTCTTCGATTACCCAGAATTTAGTTTTCCCGTTTATGGAGAAAAAGAAAAATTTGTTTCGGACTTAAAACTCAAATTTCCTTTAGAATCTGAAGCCATTGATAGATACTTTCGAGATGTGGAAATTTTTACCCAATGGTTTGGAAGGCATTTTACACTCAAAGCTTTGCCCGCCGTATTTGAAAAGGCAGCCAAGTTTTTAAACTTAAACCACATATCCACTCCTTACATTACCACCAAAGAATATATGGAAACACATATTCAGGATGAAAACTTAAGAGCCCTTCTTTGTTCGCAGTGGGGTGATTATGGTCTTCCCCCGGCTACATCTTCCTTTGCCATCCATTCCATGATTGTTACCCATTACTTTAATGGCGGTTATTTTCCTATTGGTGGTTCTTCCAAAATAGTAGATTCGATTGAACCCATCGTAGAAGAAAACGGTGGGAGTTTAAAAATCCTTCACACAGTCAAAGAAATCCTTCTCGAAGGAGACAAGGCAGTTGGTGTGAAAGTAGAAGTCCAAAAAGGAAAAACTTTTTCTGAAGAGAAATTTTATGCTGATGTGATTGTTTCCGATGCCGGAGCCTACACAACGTATAACAAACTATTACCGAAAGAACATTCCTCTGCTTTCCAAAAACCTTTGGAATCTCTTAGCACACAAGGAACCACATCCATCACACTTTATATTGGATTTAAGGAATCTCCGACAAAACTCGGATTCCACGGCGAAAATCATTGGATCTTTCCTGATATAAATCATGACGCCAGTTATGCGAAAAGAAATGATCTGGCAGAAGGAAAACCTCCGATGATGTATTTGTCTTTCCCTTCTTTAAAAAATCCGGAAGCCGAAGACCACACGGCCGAAGCCATTAGTTTTGCTGATTATTCTCTTTTTGCCAAGTGGAAAGATGAACCTTGGAAAAAACGAGGGGAAGACTATACAAAACTCAAAGAAACCATCACCGAAGGAATGTTAGAATTTTTAGAAAAACGATTTCCTGGATTTCGGGACTTAATCGAATTCACTGAACTCTCTACTCCCATCACCACGGAATTTTTTACAGGTCATAAAGAAGGTTCCATTTATGGACTTTCCTGTACACCGGAACGCTTTCAACAAGAATGGTTAGGTGTGAGGACAACGATCAAAAATCTTTACCTAACGGGAGCGGATGCTTGCTCTCCTGGAGTTGCTGGTGCCCTGATGGGGGGAATTGCAGCCTCCTCCGTGGTTTTAGGGTTTACTGGGACACTTCGGCTCATGAAAGAACTTTTCCAAAAGAGCCAAGAAACCGGTTGA
- a CDS encoding DUF4139 domain-containing protein: MKSKILPLTTLALLIFTAGITSDSAFDMSTQSDRKSVSVTIYNGGIGLVRETRLLNLSKGIRTLRFEDVPSQIIPQTVRVKGEDPKKLTVFEQNYEYDLISPERLMDKYIGKEVTLYNETKEKTSSVKATLISNNGNPVYKIGDEISLGYNGRVTVPTIPENLFAKPTLVWKLKNDVEKEQTLEVSYQTHGLGWSADYILVLDKEENNCGLNSWVTLNNNSGAEFKNATLQLVAGKVNLISNQTNTYAVQPRSVKNSMRKEYDESSAAPEFNQENLSEYYLYTLDQPTNIGYNQTKQVQLFQSEGIEIKKYFVFENLPMYEGNEKNFNNATIKYIFKNAKKNNLGRPLPLGTIRVFKADSKGRQQLLGEDTIDHTPENEEVKIKTGQAFDVVANGKRLSSEVFKLSRGDKSTYSAEIRNRKKEEIEVRFYASLWGDWNITKSSHKFIKESATKAYTDVPLKANETVTVEYTVETKYQ; the protein is encoded by the coding sequence ATGAAATCCAAAATATTACCCTTAACCACTCTCGCACTCCTGATTTTTACAGCAGGCATTACCTCTGATTCCGCATTTGATATGTCCACCCAGTCTGACCGCAAATCAGTCAGTGTTACCATTTACAATGGAGGCATTGGTCTAGTTCGTGAAACTCGTCTTTTAAATTTATCCAAAGGGATTCGCACTTTACGTTTCGAAGATGTTCCTTCTCAAATCATCCCTCAAACCGTAAGAGTCAAAGGAGAAGATCCTAAAAAACTTACCGTATTTGAACAAAACTACGAATACGATTTAATTTCGCCTGAACGCCTTATGGACAAATACATTGGAAAAGAAGTTACTTTATACAATGAAACCAAAGAAAAAACAAGTTCCGTCAAAGCGACGTTAATCTCAAACAACGGAAACCCTGTGTATAAAATTGGTGATGAAATTTCACTTGGTTACAATGGACGAGTGACAGTTCCTACTATCCCTGAAAATCTTTTTGCAAAACCTACTCTTGTATGGAAATTAAAAAACGATGTGGAAAAGGAACAAACCTTAGAAGTGTCTTACCAAACCCATGGCCTTGGTTGGTCTGCTGACTATATCCTCGTATTGGACAAAGAGGAAAATAACTGTGGTTTGAATTCTTGGGTCACATTAAACAACAACTCTGGTGCTGAGTTTAAAAATGCAACCTTACAACTTGTCGCAGGTAAGGTAAATTTAATTTCCAACCAAACGAACACATATGCAGTACAACCTCGTTCGGTCAAAAATTCAATGCGAAAGGAATATGATGAATCTTCGGCAGCACCTGAATTCAACCAAGAGAATTTATCTGAATACTATTTGTACACTTTAGACCAACCAACTAACATCGGATATAATCAAACTAAACAAGTTCAATTATTTCAATCAGAAGGTATCGAAATCAAAAAGTATTTTGTTTTTGAAAACCTACCGATGTATGAGGGAAATGAAAAGAATTTTAATAACGCAACCATCAAATATATTTTTAAAAATGCGAAGAAAAACAATTTAGGTCGCCCGCTCCCACTAGGAACCATTCGCGTTTTTAAAGCAGATTCTAAAGGACGCCAACAACTTCTGGGAGAAGATACCATCGATCACACTCCTGAAAACGAAGAAGTAAAAATCAAAACAGGACAAGCCTTTGATGTGGTTGCTAATGGCAAACGTCTTTCCAGCGAAGTGTTCAAACTTTCCCGTGGAGATAAATCAACTTACTCTGCAGAAATTCGAAACAGAAAAAAAGAAGAAATCGAAGTTCGGTTTTATGCTAGCCTTTGGGGAGATTGGAACATTACTAAATCCTCACATAAATTCATAAAAGAATCGGCTACAAAAGCTTATACCGATGTTCCTTTAAAAGCTAACGAAACCGTAACTGTAGAATACACTGTAGAAACAAAATACCAATAA
- the mtnP gene encoding S-methyl-5'-thioadenosine phosphorylase, producing MANVVKIGVIGGTGLYSIDGMEIIKEIHPDTPWGKPSDTITIGRFKGKEIAFLPRHGKGHSLNPSEVPARANIAALKQLGVEEIIAFSSVGSLRQEIAPRDFVIPSQIIDRTKARPSTFFENGMVAHAPFADPFSPGLGKKVEEAAKQIGLPIHSNKTLICMEGPLFSTRAESHMYRSWGADIINMTVLPEAKLAREAEILYQMVCMSTDYDCWKEDEAHVTLEMVLGNLSKNAETAKKLLSALIELLGKSDDTSLVGSTKFSLVTSPEKRNPEQIEKLKFLFPTYF from the coding sequence ATGGCAAATGTAGTGAAAATCGGGGTCATTGGTGGAACTGGCCTATATTCAATTGATGGAATGGAAATTATCAAAGAAATCCATCCTGATACACCTTGGGGCAAACCATCGGACACGATCACCATTGGTCGTTTTAAAGGTAAAGAAATTGCATTTTTACCTAGACATGGAAAAGGGCATTCATTAAATCCAAGCGAAGTTCCGGCCCGAGCCAACATTGCCGCATTAAAACAGTTAGGCGTTGAAGAAATCATTGCATTTAGTTCTGTGGGAAGTTTACGCCAAGAAATTGCGCCTAGAGATTTTGTGATTCCTTCCCAAATCATTGATCGCACAAAAGCACGACCATCCACATTTTTTGAAAATGGAATGGTCGCACACGCACCTTTTGCTGATCCGTTTTCACCTGGACTTGGTAAAAAAGTAGAAGAAGCTGCAAAACAAATCGGCTTACCAATTCATTCCAACAAAACTTTGATTTGTATGGAAGGGCCATTATTCTCTACAAGAGCTGAATCTCATATGTATAGATCTTGGGGAGCCGACATCATCAACATGACTGTCCTTCCAGAAGCAAAACTAGCAAGAGAAGCTGAGATTCTTTACCAAATGGTTTGTATGTCAACCGACTACGATTGTTGGAAAGAAGATGAAGCCCATGTCACTTTAGAAATGGTTTTGGGTAATCTGAGCAAAAATGCGGAAACAGCTAAGAAGTTACTTTCGGCGCTGATTGAACTTTTAGGAAAGTCGGATGATACAAGTCTTGTGGGTAGTACAAAGTTTTCTTTAGTGACTTCACCAGAAAAAAGGAATCCAGAACAAATTGAAAAATTAAAATTCCTTTTTCCTACTTATTTCTAA
- a CDS encoding STAS domain-containing protein — protein sequence MIENWSDYTVESGDFKMEVLLQKFVPLAETAVYFELSGEINLYNSQVMKENLELLISKGISHIFLNFEQVSYIDSSGLGVCLGIHSRLMKQHGYIRIISPSEKVRYVLELTKLKSLLQIFPTLEQAVQAN from the coding sequence ATGATCGAAAACTGGAGTGATTACACAGTTGAAAGTGGAGACTTTAAAATGGAAGTCCTCCTACAGAAATTTGTGCCTCTCGCAGAAACTGCTGTTTACTTTGAATTGTCCGGTGAAATCAACTTATACAATTCACAAGTGATGAAAGAAAATTTGGAATTACTCATCTCCAAAGGAATCTCTCATATTTTTTTAAACTTTGAACAAGTGAGTTATATTGATAGTTCTGGACTTGGTGTTTGTTTAGGAATCCATTCTAGACTGATGAAACAACACGGTTACATTCGCATCATTTCTCCCTCTGAAAAAGTAAGGTATGTTTTAGAATTAACAAAACTAAAAAGCCTGCTCCAAATTTTTCCCACATTGGAACAGGCAGTTCAGGCAAATTAG
- the galK gene encoding galactokinase — MDSLISKENLNRFESIFGKTTQPIRLFQAPARINIIGEHVDYLGGTVLPAAINFAVQVYLRPNNSSIYKLHSVTYNQTVEFQKPLLPNPNAAWADYIAGVIVEIEKKGFLVPGFDLLVDGNIPQGSGLSSSAALEVVTGFAIKETFSFPISREEVAVIGQMAENLFVGTKCGIMDQFIISVGKKNDCISLNTDTLNYSYHHFDLGDYEFYLVNSNVKHSLKDSAYNKRRSECESALLKIQTKYPNFTQLYEVNLSEDDLNDCHLTTEERKRTNHVTSERERTKIVVDGLESGNFLDVGSALFQTHWSLSKDFEVSCPETDFIVDSLQSLGVTGARMIGGGFGGCVLVLDKKDHFSEIDEVLKKSYQQKFNLALDFYKFEISDGVKEIYI, encoded by the coding sequence GTGGATTCTTTAATAAGTAAAGAAAATTTGAATCGATTTGAATCAATATTTGGAAAAACAACACAACCAATTCGTTTGTTCCAAGCACCTGCTAGAATTAATATAATTGGAGAACATGTAGATTATTTAGGGGGAACCGTACTTCCCGCTGCAATCAATTTCGCAGTGCAAGTGTATCTTCGCCCTAACAATTCATCTATCTACAAATTACATTCAGTCACTTACAATCAAACAGTAGAATTTCAAAAACCTCTCTTACCCAATCCAAATGCTGCCTGGGCAGACTATATCGCTGGTGTGATTGTTGAAATTGAGAAAAAAGGTTTTTTGGTTCCTGGATTTGATTTACTTGTGGATGGGAATATCCCCCAAGGATCAGGCCTTTCATCCTCAGCAGCTTTAGAAGTTGTGACTGGATTTGCCATCAAAGAAACTTTTTCCTTTCCTATTTCCCGTGAAGAAGTCGCGGTCATAGGACAGATGGCCGAAAATCTTTTTGTTGGAACCAAATGTGGAATCATGGATCAATTCATCATTTCTGTTGGCAAAAAGAACGATTGTATTTCTTTAAATACGGATACACTAAATTACTCATACCACCATTTCGATTTAGGGGATTACGAATTTTATTTAGTGAACTCCAATGTAAAACATAGTTTAAAAGACAGTGCTTACAACAAACGAAGGTCGGAATGTGAGTCTGCATTGTTAAAAATACAAACAAAGTATCCAAATTTTACACAACTTTATGAAGTCAATTTATCAGAAGATGATTTAAATGACTGTCACCTAACAACGGAAGAACGAAAAAGAACGAATCATGTCACTTCTGAACGAGAAAGAACCAAAATAGTCGTCGATGGTTTGGAATCAGGGAATTTTTTAGATGTAGGTTCTGCTCTTTTTCAAACTCATTGGTCTTTGTCAAAAGATTTCGAAGTGTCTTGTCCCGAAACAGATTTCATTGTTGATTCTTTACAGAGCCTGGGTGTCACTGGTGCCAGAATGATCGGTGGTGGGTTCGGAGGATGCGTACTCGTACTAGATAAGAAGGATCATTTTTCTGAAATCGATGAAGTTTTAAAAAAAAGTTATCAACAAAAATTTAACCTTGCGTTAGACTTCTACAAGTTTGAAATTTCAGACGGAGTAAAGGAAATCTATATATGA
- a CDS encoding glucose-6-phosphate isomerase, whose amino-acid sequence MSNLKISDRFVKSFLPETLLQKELENAEKARQTLIQKTGLGNEYLGWVDLPGQTSSDELQKMRQAAETIQTHSQYLVVVGIGGSYLGARAVIEALTPEFGGHESHKKSVKIIYAGHHLDADYHSRLLAFLENKEFSVNVISKSGTTTEPAIAFRLLLSLLERKYGKENIKNRVFATTDKQKGALKQLADEYGFPSFVIPDDVGGRYSVFTAVGLLPIAASGFSINKLIDGAKQMEAELKSKSTSEGNVAAFYAAIRNALYTSGKKIEILVSYTPALSFVSEWWKQLFGESEGKTGKGIFPASVQFTTDLHSMGQYIQDGERVIMETTIKVESPKQDVYLTEKSDDRDGLNYLAGKKLSDVNGSAMLGTLIAHKDGGVPCLEISIPVLNEETIGGLLYFFEFACGISGYMLGVNPFDQPGVEDYKNNMFALLGKKGYEKRKEEILSHL is encoded by the coding sequence ATGTCGAACCTAAAAATATCGGATCGTTTTGTGAAATCATTTCTTCCTGAAACTTTACTTCAGAAAGAATTAGAAAACGCCGAAAAAGCCCGCCAAACTCTCATTCAAAAAACAGGACTTGGAAATGAGTATTTGGGTTGGGTGGATCTTCCTGGCCAAACTAGTTCTGATGAATTACAAAAAATGAGACAGGCTGCAGAAACCATTCAAACTCATTCCCAATATTTGGTGGTTGTGGGAATTGGTGGAAGTTATTTAGGAGCTCGTGCTGTAATAGAAGCATTAACACCTGAATTTGGTGGTCATGAATCCCATAAAAAATCAGTAAAGATCATTTACGCAGGACATCATTTAGATGCGGATTATCATTCGCGGTTACTTGCGTTTTTGGAAAACAAAGAGTTTTCAGTCAATGTGATTTCCAAATCAGGTACAACTACGGAACCTGCCATCGCCTTTCGTCTGTTACTCTCTTTATTGGAAAGAAAATATGGAAAAGAAAATATCAAAAACCGTGTTTTTGCAACAACGGATAAACAGAAGGGAGCCCTCAAACAACTTGCTGATGAATACGGATTTCCAAGTTTCGTAATTCCCGATGATGTGGGCGGAAGGTATTCAGTATTTACAGCGGTTGGTTTATTACCGATTGCCGCTTCAGGATTCAGTATCAACAAACTGATAGATGGCGCAAAACAAATGGAAGCCGAATTAAAATCCAAATCGACTTCAGAAGGAAATGTTGCTGCCTTTTATGCGGCCATCCGAAATGCCTTATATACTAGCGGTAAAAAAATTGAAATTTTAGTAAGTTACACTCCAGCCTTGTCTTTTGTGTCTGAATGGTGGAAACAACTGTTTGGCGAAAGTGAAGGAAAAACTGGGAAAGGAATATTTCCAGCATCTGTCCAATTTACAACAGATTTACATTCCATGGGCCAATACATCCAAGATGGGGAACGTGTTATTATGGAAACAACCATCAAAGTGGAATCTCCCAAACAAGATGTTTACTTAACAGAAAAATCAGATGATCGTGATGGTCTCAATTATTTAGCAGGAAAAAAACTCTCGGATGTCAATGGAAGTGCAATGCTCGGAACTCTCATCGCTCATAAAGACGGAGGTGTTCCTTGTTTAGAAATTTCAATACCGGTGTTAAATGAAGAAACGATCGGCGGGCTTTTGTATTTTTTTGAATTTGCCTGTGGAATTTCTGGTTATATGTTAGGTGTAAATCCTTTTGACCAACCCGGTGTGGAAGATTACAAAAACAATATGTTTGCACTTCTTGGGAAAAAAGGCTATGAAAAACGAAAAGAAGAAATTCTAAGTCACCTTTGA
- a CDS encoding NTP transferase domain-containing protein: MNAFVLAAGFGKRMGSLTENCPKPLLKIQNITLLDYSLYLLNEWKVSNVWINTHYLGEQIKFHVKNFNHFPINVLEEKNKILGTAGGIRTGLPAESFDKPLLLINPDTLFFPESNFSPKESLVEGIKIHLYLLPAPAEQNYTKIEIKENGSLEFGNGSYYYIGLAVLDPKCLIHLEKNKYYDLSDIFKESAARGEITGEVFSGKVLDLGTKELWDSYKQKDIFGKELTKIVSFVNDSKVT, translated from the coding sequence ATGAACGCATTTGTTTTGGCAGCTGGGTTTGGAAAACGAATGGGATCTCTTACGGAAAATTGCCCAAAACCATTATTAAAAATTCAAAACATAACACTTTTGGATTACAGCTTATACTTATTAAATGAATGGAAAGTTTCCAATGTGTGGATCAACACACATTATTTAGGTGAACAAATTAAATTTCACGTTAAGAACTTTAATCATTTCCCAATAAACGTTTTAGAAGAAAAAAATAAAATTTTGGGAACAGCCGGTGGGATTAGAACCGGACTGCCGGCTGAATCCTTTGACAAACCACTTTTACTAATCAATCCCGATACCTTATTTTTTCCCGAATCCAATTTTTCACCAAAAGAAAGTTTGGTGGAAGGTATAAAAATCCATTTATACTTATTACCAGCACCTGCAGAACAAAACTACACTAAGATTGAAATTAAAGAAAATGGAAGTTTAGAATTTGGGAATGGTTCTTATTATTATATTGGTTTAGCAGTTTTAGATCCCAAATGCCTTATCCATTTAGAAAAAAACAAATACTACGATCTTTCTGATATCTTTAAAGAATCTGCGGCTCGCGGTGAAATCACCGGAGAAGTATTCTCCGGTAAAGTTTTGGATTTAGGGACAAAAGAACTTTGGGATTCCTATAAGCAAAAAGATATTTTTGGAAAGGAACTGACTAAAATAGTAAGTTTTGTGAATGATTCAAAGGTGACTTAG
- a CDS encoding phosphotransferase — MYPGLNETQLDFIFSRNGKNCKIVPLQEEASTRRYFRLTFSNNSEEVVCVDENVNEDFITISDFLNSNQIHVPKVLDVKREFGLTFMSFEGLDDFSSYKLNDYKNKFPILIDLILKLQTLDPPPLVKNRKFDTEKLSFETNLTIEKYESFRKLFQIKTQISNEGKAFIEETVGYLDKYPINVFTHRDFHCRNLLISPNSEYALIDFQDARMGVPQYDLASILYDAYYPLPREFRSQMLKSFRDRNIDQSKKFKDTFYLQALQRSFKALGTYFRMVTDHGKDKFKPSIISCLNQLEEIIQLGMFADSLYIFVRSLREELSRHKDFRNL; from the coding sequence GTGTATCCAGGATTAAATGAAACCCAATTAGATTTTATTTTTTCTCGTAATGGAAAAAATTGTAAAATAGTTCCCTTACAAGAAGAAGCCTCGACAAGACGATACTTTCGCCTAACATTTTCTAACAATTCTGAAGAAGTAGTGTGTGTCGATGAAAACGTAAACGAAGATTTTATCACTATTTCCGATTTTCTTAACTCAAACCAAATTCATGTTCCCAAAGTTTTAGATGTAAAAAGAGAATTTGGTCTTACTTTTATGAGTTTCGAAGGTCTAGATGATTTTAGTTCTTACAAACTAAATGATTATAAAAACAAATTTCCAATCCTTATCGATTTAATTCTTAAACTCCAAACTCTTGATCCACCACCGCTAGTGAAAAATCGAAAATTTGATACGGAAAAACTAAGTTTTGAGACCAATCTCACCATAGAAAAGTATGAAAGTTTTAGAAAGTTGTTTCAAATTAAAACACAAATCAGCAATGAAGGAAAAGCATTTATAGAAGAAACTGTTGGTTATTTAGACAAATACCCTATAAATGTTTTCACTCATAGAGATTTTCACTGCCGAAACCTACTAATTTCACCTAATTCAGAATATGCGTTGATTGATTTTCAAGATGCGCGAATGGGTGTCCCCCAATATGATTTGGCTTCTATTTTATACGATGCTTATTACCCTCTACCAAGAGAATTCCGATCTCAAATGTTAAAGTCGTTTCGTGATAGAAACATAGATCAGTCAAAAAAATTTAAAGATACTTTTTATCTCCAAGCTTTACAACGTTCCTTTAAAGCACTTGGAACATATTTCCGAATGGTTACAGATCATGGAAAAGATAAATTCAAACCTTCCATCATATCTTGTTTGAACCAGTTAGAAGAAATCATCCAATTAGGAATGTTTGCAGATTCCTTATATATTTTTGTTCGAAGTTTACGAGAGGAACTGAGTCGTCATAAGGACTTTCGGAATTTATGA